A window from Variovorax sp. PBL-E5 encodes these proteins:
- a CDS encoding MFS transporter: protein MIVARTRWASRAQFFGSGFIFATWGVHIPTVKAHYGVDEAALGLAMLAAGIGALLGLTQASRWIGRQGARNTARFCGAVYALLLAGLLVMPGYAALLGLLAVFGIVTSVFDVAINTEAAQLELRGGKPLMSGMHGMFSLGGMAGAVTGGAALATGMPPQHHLTLVAVAMALVIALSARGMLPKAATAFASTESGFRLPRGALIVLGLLAALGLIAEGAIYDWSVLYLKQELGSPQHQAALAYASFSAAMAAARFSGDAMRARVTPSALLRASALLAAASMTLVLISHAPWLALIGFAGVGVGFANVVPILFAASARVPGVEPARGIAAVSAAAYLGFMAGPPVIGFLAQVSTLTAALYVVVAFAAALAASARYASPD from the coding sequence ATGATCGTTGCCCGCACGCGCTGGGCTTCACGCGCACAGTTTTTCGGTTCGGGGTTCATCTTCGCGACGTGGGGGGTTCACATTCCGACCGTCAAGGCCCACTACGGTGTCGATGAAGCCGCACTCGGCCTCGCCATGCTGGCCGCAGGGATCGGGGCGCTTCTGGGTCTGACGCAAGCAAGCCGTTGGATCGGCCGCCAGGGCGCACGGAACACTGCTCGATTCTGCGGGGCGGTCTACGCACTTCTTTTGGCCGGCTTGCTGGTCATGCCAGGCTATGCCGCGCTGCTGGGATTGCTCGCCGTGTTCGGCATCGTCACGAGCGTTTTCGACGTGGCGATCAACACCGAGGCAGCGCAGCTCGAACTTCGAGGCGGCAAACCCTTGATGAGCGGCATGCACGGGATGTTCAGCCTGGGGGGCATGGCGGGCGCCGTGACCGGCGGCGCAGCGCTCGCAACGGGCATGCCGCCGCAGCATCATCTGACACTGGTTGCCGTGGCAATGGCTCTCGTCATCGCCCTTTCCGCCAGAGGCATGCTGCCCAAGGCAGCGACTGCTTTCGCCAGCACGGAGAGCGGCTTCCGGCTCCCTCGCGGCGCGCTCATCGTGCTTGGGCTATTGGCGGCACTGGGGCTGATCGCCGAGGGCGCGATCTACGATTGGAGCGTGCTCTATCTGAAGCAGGAGCTCGGCAGTCCTCAGCACCAGGCCGCACTGGCCTACGCAAGCTTCTCGGCGGCCATGGCAGCGGCTCGCTTCAGCGGCGATGCGATGCGGGCCCGCGTGACGCCCTCGGCCCTGCTGCGCGCAAGCGCCTTGCTGGCGGCCGCGTCAATGACACTGGTATTGATCAGCCATGCACCCTGGCTGGCCCTGATCGGATTTGCAGGCGTGGGCGTCGGCTTTGCCAATGTGGTGCCGATCTTGTTCGCTGCATCGGCGCGCGTGCCGGGCGTCGAGCCCGCGCGCGGCATCGCGGCGGTTTCGGCGGCAGCTTACCTGGGTTTCATGGCCGGGCCGCCGGTGATCGGCTTTCTGGCCCAAGTGAGCACGCTGACCGCTGCGCTCTATGTCGTGGTGGCCTTTGCCGCTGCGCTCGCTGCATCGGCCCGATACGCAAGTCCCGACTGA
- the plsX gene encoding phosphate acyltransferase PlsX, with the protein MITLAVDCMGGDHGPRVTLAACRAFLERHAEASLLLVGAPAALADFSHPRATVIGASEVVGMDDPIEVALRKKKDSSMRVAIQQVKDGAAQAAISAGNTGALMAIARYLLKTLDGIDRPAIAPQLPNSKGGATTVLDLGANVDCDAEDLLQFAVLGSALVSALTGNESPSVGLLNVGEEAIKGSEAIKRASQLLQKAASSQDLNFYGNVEGNDIFKGTTDIVVCDGFVGNVTLKATEGVASMIVDFLRIEYSNGFFSKFAAIVSYPVLKALKRRLDHRRYNGAALLGLRGLVFKSHGSADEVAFGHALDRAYDAARNNLLDRVRARIAHAAPLLARQKSAVPADAAALHA; encoded by the coding sequence GTGATCACCCTTGCAGTTGATTGCATGGGCGGCGATCACGGGCCGCGCGTCACGCTCGCGGCCTGCAGGGCATTTCTTGAGCGGCATGCCGAGGCCTCGCTGCTCCTGGTCGGAGCGCCCGCAGCGCTCGCAGACTTCTCTCATCCGCGCGCCACGGTGATTGGTGCCAGCGAAGTGGTTGGCATGGATGACCCTATCGAGGTTGCTCTGCGCAAGAAAAAAGACTCCTCGATGCGTGTGGCAATCCAGCAGGTCAAGGACGGTGCTGCACAGGCAGCAATATCTGCTGGCAACACTGGCGCTTTGATGGCTATTGCCCGCTATCTTCTGAAAACCCTCGATGGCATCGACAGACCCGCCATCGCTCCTCAACTTCCCAACAGCAAGGGCGGAGCCACCACAGTGCTCGACCTTGGTGCCAATGTGGATTGCGATGCCGAGGATCTGCTGCAGTTTGCCGTGCTGGGATCGGCTCTCGTATCCGCACTCACAGGCAACGAATCGCCCAGCGTGGGATTGCTGAATGTGGGCGAAGAAGCGATAAAGGGCAGTGAAGCGATCAAAAGAGCCAGTCAACTGCTTCAAAAGGCCGCGAGTTCTCAGGATCTGAATTTTTATGGAAACGTCGAGGGCAACGATATTTTCAAGGGCACGACCGACATCGTGGTGTGTGACGGTTTTGTCGGCAACGTGACATTGAAGGCAACCGAAGGTGTCGCCTCCATGATCGTGGACTTTCTCAGGATTGAGTATTCGAACGGCTTTTTCAGTAAATTTGCTGCCATCGTCTCCTATCCTGTTCTAAAGGCGCTTAAGCGTCGACTCGACCACCGTCGCTACAACGGCGCAGCCTTGCTCGGGCTGCGGGGGCTGGTGTTCAAGAGCCATGGGTCCGCGGACGAAGTGGCCTTCGGCCATGCGCTGGATCGCGCTTATGATGCCGCTCGCAACAACCTGCTCGATCGCGTGCGGGCCCGCATCGCCCACGCCGCGCCATTGCTTGCCCGGCAGAAATCGGCGGTGCCGGCCGACGCGGCGGCACTCCACGCTTGA
- a CDS encoding RluA family pseudouridine synthase, with product MKNIIGAKPSPAAAEVRFLTVDGESAGQRLDNFLFKQLKGVPKTHVYRIIRSGEVRINKGRAQAETRLTPGDVLRLPPVRTSAPAQAGGQPLAPAREFPVLLEDEAVLAIDKPAGVAVHGGSGVSSGVIEQLRAARPAARFLELVHRLDRETSGILLVAKKRSALTALQEQFRERETGKTYLALVEGRWPANRKVLDAPLAKYLLPGPNGAPEAGERRVKVVAKDHPDAMRAVTLVKVIAGLTLGSEAGECSLLAVTIKTGRTHQIRVHLASAGHPIAGDDKYGDFERNRALQKLGLKRMFLHAWRLQFTHPATSARLSLQAALPPELKALTPQEVQDALATYLSTDSA from the coding sequence GTGAAAAACATTATAGGTGCGAAGCCAAGTCCCGCGGCAGCAGAAGTTCGCTTCCTGACGGTGGATGGGGAATCCGCGGGTCAGAGGCTCGATAACTTCCTGTTTAAACAGCTGAAAGGCGTGCCCAAGACCCATGTCTACCGGATCATCCGGTCGGGAGAGGTGCGCATCAACAAGGGGCGCGCGCAGGCGGAGACACGCCTCACGCCCGGCGACGTATTGCGGCTGCCGCCGGTGCGGACATCGGCACCGGCGCAGGCGGGAGGCCAGCCGCTGGCGCCTGCTCGCGAATTCCCGGTGCTGCTGGAGGACGAAGCAGTGCTCGCGATCGACAAGCCGGCCGGCGTCGCGGTGCACGGGGGCAGCGGCGTGAGCTCCGGGGTGATCGAGCAATTGCGCGCCGCCCGTCCAGCCGCGCGTTTCCTGGAACTGGTCCATCGGCTCGACCGCGAGACTTCGGGCATCCTGTTGGTCGCCAAGAAGCGCAGTGCATTGACTGCGCTGCAGGAACAGTTTCGCGAGCGCGAGACCGGCAAGACCTACCTGGCGCTGGTCGAAGGGCGCTGGCCCGCGAACAGGAAGGTGCTCGATGCCCCGCTCGCCAAATACCTGCTGCCGGGCCCGAACGGAGCCCCCGAGGCCGGCGAGCGGCGGGTGAAGGTCGTCGCCAAGGATCATCCCGATGCGATGCGTGCGGTGACGCTCGTGAAGGTCATCGCGGGGTTGACGCTGGGCTCCGAAGCTGGCGAATGCTCGCTGCTGGCGGTGACCATCAAGACCGGTCGCACCCATCAGATCCGGGTCCACCTTGCATCGGCCGGACATCCGATCGCCGGCGATGACAAGTACGGTGATTTCGAGCGCAATCGCGCGCTCCAGAAGCTCGGCCTCAAGCGCATGTTCCTGCATGCCTGGCGCCTGCAGTTCACACATCCTGCGACAAGCGCGCGCCTGTCGCTTCAGGCCGCCTTGCCACCGGAGCTGAAGGCATTGACGCCGCAGGAAGTACAAGATGCACTTGCCACCTACCTTTCGACTGATTCCGCATGA
- a CDS encoding Rieske (2Fe-2S) protein: protein MSESIPLCNAADLVEGGRAVPFDVVHGGETCRAFAVRYEGLPHAYLNRCSHVAMELDFQPDRFFDDSGQWLLCATHGAVYKPDTGACVGGPCRGGLVKIELSERDGVVHWHTAWNLQPLAF from the coding sequence ATGAGCGAAAGCATTCCCTTGTGTAACGCCGCCGATCTGGTCGAGGGTGGGCGTGCCGTTCCCTTCGATGTGGTCCACGGCGGCGAAACCTGTCGTGCCTTTGCCGTTCGCTACGAAGGTCTGCCGCACGCCTATCTGAACCGCTGCAGCCACGTCGCCATGGAACTGGATTTTCAGCCCGATCGCTTCTTCGACGACAGCGGCCAATGGCTGCTTTGCGCCACGCACGGTGCGGTCTACAAGCCGGACACTGGCGCGTGCGTCGGAGGCCCCTGCCGAGGCGGTCTCGTGAAGATCGAGCTCAGCGAACGGGACGGTGTGGTGCACTGGCATACTGCCTGGAACCTCCAACCCCTGGCGTTCTGA
- a CDS encoding YceD family protein yields MIVRERFRLSPMTREFHPSRLDVDAFAETAATVSGEEPLASYPRLQAELAAPAPGSTVHWKATGACRGGSAGGTVPWLHLSAGARVPLICQRCLGPVDVDLQIDRWFRFAGDEAIAAAEDEASEEDVLVSSRDFDLRALVEDELLMEIPITPRHEVCPELIRFSAEDPDFNGEEGARPNPFAVLGTLRPRKPE; encoded by the coding sequence ATGATTGTGCGCGAGCGGTTTAGACTGAGCCCGATGACGAGAGAATTTCACCCCAGCCGACTCGACGTAGATGCTTTTGCCGAGACCGCGGCCACTGTTTCGGGAGAGGAGCCGCTCGCAAGCTACCCGCGCCTGCAAGCGGAACTGGCCGCCCCGGCTCCTGGATCGACAGTCCATTGGAAAGCCACAGGGGCTTGCCGAGGCGGCTCTGCCGGGGGGACGGTTCCCTGGTTGCATTTGTCGGCGGGGGCTCGCGTTCCTTTGATTTGCCAGCGCTGCCTCGGTCCGGTCGACGTGGACCTGCAGATCGACCGCTGGTTCCGTTTCGCCGGGGACGAGGCCATTGCGGCGGCAGAGGATGAAGCGTCGGAGGAAGATGTCCTGGTGTCGAGCCGCGACTTCGACTTGCGCGCGCTGGTCGAGGACGAGTTGCTGATGGAAATCCCTATCACGCCGCGGCATGAGGTGTGCCCAGAGCTGATTCGATTTTCTGCCGAGGATCCCGATTTCAATGGCGAAGAGGGTGCGCGCCCCAATCCCTTTGCTGTTCTGGGCACCCTTCGCCCCCGAAAGCCGGAATGA
- a CDS encoding Maf family protein, whose translation MQRAVILASTSRYRRELLARLRLPFDVQAPEVDETALAGETPRALAERLALEKANAVATHFPEAVVIGSDQVADLAGEALGKPGDHARATTQLQRMSGQTLVFQTAVAVVCGATGFTQRDLASVRVTFRDLSEAAIETYLRAEQPYDCAGSAKSEGLGIALLNTIESDDPTALVGLPLIRTARMLRAAGIALL comes from the coding sequence ATGCAACGTGCCGTCATTCTTGCCTCGACCTCGCGCTACCGTCGCGAACTTCTTGCGCGGCTGCGCCTGCCTTTCGACGTGCAGGCACCCGAAGTCGACGAAACGGCGCTGGCTGGCGAGACGCCGCGTGCGCTCGCGGAGCGTCTCGCACTGGAAAAGGCAAACGCTGTCGCCACCCACTTTCCCGAGGCCGTCGTGATCGGCTCCGACCAGGTGGCCGATCTTGCAGGTGAAGCGCTCGGCAAGCCCGGGGATCACGCGCGTGCAACAACTCAACTGCAACGCATGAGCGGTCAGACCCTGGTCTTTCAGACAGCGGTTGCGGTAGTCTGCGGGGCAACAGGCTTCACGCAGCGCGACCTGGCCTCCGTGCGTGTCACATTCCGCGACCTCAGCGAGGCAGCGATCGAAACCTATCTTCGTGCGGAGCAGCCCTACGATTGCGCCGGAAGTGCCAAGAGTGAAGGCCTCGGCATTGCCCTGCTCAACACCATCGAAAGCGACGATCCGACAGCCTTGGTCGGCCTGCCTTTGATTCGCACCGCCAGGATGTTGCGCGCTGCGGGAATCGCGCTGCTGTGA
- a CDS encoding SAM-dependent methyltransferase: MSRGKLYLVPAPLDFGCDTQAPLQEVLPLGTLLTAAGITHWICENAKSARAYLRRIDAVAPLAAPLQAQHIQELPREVHKKGDHAGQFDARPLLAAALEGHDIGLLSEAGMPAVADPGSSVARAAHDLGIQVVPLVGPTSLLLALAASGLNGQNFAFVGYLPQDAAARVQRIRELEVLALKTGQTQLFIETPYRNAALLYALIQTLQHDTRLAVARGLTLADASLRSETVKAWRARPSAADERAPAIFAIGR, translated from the coding sequence GTGAGCCGCGGAAAACTCTATCTGGTGCCAGCGCCACTGGACTTCGGCTGCGATACGCAGGCGCCGCTCCAGGAGGTGCTGCCGCTCGGCACCCTGCTAACTGCCGCCGGCATCACCCATTGGATCTGCGAGAACGCCAAATCGGCCCGCGCCTACCTGAGGCGCATCGATGCCGTCGCCCCGCTTGCTGCGCCGTTGCAGGCTCAGCACATCCAAGAGCTTCCTCGCGAGGTTCACAAGAAGGGCGACCATGCCGGCCAGTTCGACGCCCGCCCCTTGCTCGCGGCCGCACTCGAAGGCCATGACATCGGACTGCTCAGCGAGGCGGGCATGCCGGCCGTTGCCGATCCGGGGTCTTCGGTGGCGAGGGCGGCGCACGACCTGGGCATCCAGGTGGTTCCGCTCGTCGGACCCACATCGCTCCTGCTCGCACTCGCAGCGAGCGGACTCAACGGCCAGAACTTCGCGTTCGTGGGCTATCTTCCGCAGGACGCCGCTGCACGCGTGCAGCGTATCCGGGAACTCGAAGTGCTCGCGCTCAAGACCGGCCAGACACAACTTTTCATTGAAACACCGTACCGCAACGCCGCGTTGCTGTACGCGCTGATCCAGACCTTGCAGCACGACACAAGGCTCGCGGTGGCCCGCGGACTGACGCTCGCCGATGCGAGCCTGCGCAGCGAAACCGTGAAAGCATGGCGCGCCCGCCCGTCGGCTGCCGACGAGCGAGCACCGGCGATCTTTGCCATCGGACGCTAG
- a CDS encoding S49 family peptidase — MTDSNRTEPEGFEPFERTAPNSPVQGGTRNMSRNDPTQQSGWERATLEKLAFASLREQKATRRWKTFVRLSWLAFFVFLVWFAMSRAAPTSTKATPHTAVVEIKGEIAAGADASAEFVVAAMKTAFEDDGAKGIILLINSPGGSPVQAGIINDEIKRLRAKYNKPIYAVVEESCASAAYYIAAATDKIYVDKASIVGSIGVLMDGFGFTGLMDKLGVERRLLTSGENKGFLDPFSPMNDAQRAHAQQMLDQIHAQFIDVVKKGRGDRLKVNTPGLFSGLFWSGQEAVDLGLADQLGNVDFVAREVIKAEDVIDYTRRDNVAEKLAKKFGAAMGDASVRAMRLAPALH; from the coding sequence ATGACCGATTCCAACCGCACGGAACCTGAAGGTTTCGAGCCTTTCGAGCGCACAGCGCCCAATTCTCCTGTTCAAGGTGGCACAAGAAACATGTCCAGAAACGATCCGACGCAGCAATCCGGCTGGGAGCGCGCGACGCTGGAGAAATTGGCTTTTGCTTCGTTGCGGGAACAGAAAGCCACTCGCCGCTGGAAGACCTTCGTTCGCCTCAGCTGGCTTGCCTTCTTCGTCTTCCTGGTTTGGTTCGCCATGTCGCGCGCCGCGCCGACCAGCACCAAGGCCACGCCGCACACTGCCGTGGTCGAGATCAAGGGCGAGATTGCCGCCGGCGCCGATGCCAGTGCGGAATTCGTGGTCGCAGCCATGAAGACCGCTTTCGAAGACGACGGTGCCAAAGGCATCATCCTGCTGATCAACTCGCCGGGCGGAAGCCCAGTGCAGGCGGGCATCATCAACGACGAGATCAAGCGTCTGCGCGCCAAGTACAACAAGCCCATCTACGCTGTGGTGGAGGAAAGCTGCGCATCGGCGGCGTACTACATCGCCGCGGCGACCGACAAGATCTACGTCGATAAGGCCAGCATCGTCGGAAGCATTGGCGTCCTCATGGATGGCTTCGGCTTCACGGGCCTCATGGACAAGCTCGGCGTGGAGCGCAGGTTGTTGACCTCCGGTGAAAACAAGGGCTTCCTGGATCCTTTCAGTCCGATGAACGATGCCCAGCGTGCGCATGCGCAGCAGATGCTCGACCAGATTCATGCGCAGTTCATCGACGTGGTCAAGAAGGGCCGTGGCGATCGATTGAAAGTCAATACGCCCGGTCTCTTCAGCGGCCTGTTCTGGAGTGGGCAGGAAGCGGTGGACCTGGGCTTGGCCGACCAACTCGGGAACGTCGACTTCGTTGCACGCGAGGTGATCAAGGCCGAGGACGTGATCGACTACACGCGGCGGGACAATGTGGCCGAGAAGCTGGCCAAGAAATTCGGCGCGGCGATGGGCGATGCTTCGGTGCGGGCGATGCGCTTGGCACCGGCATTGCACTGA
- a CDS encoding Rne/Rng family ribonuclease yields MKRMLINATQAEERRLAIVDGQKLLDYEIEIEGREQRKGNIYKAVVTRVEPSLEACFVDYGEDRHGFLPFKEISKQYFAEGVSASQARIQDAIREGQELVVQVEKEERGNKGAALTTFISLAGRYVVLMPNNPRGGGVSRRIEGDDRAELKEAMDQLEYPKGMSIIARTAGIGRSAPELQWDLNYLLKLWAAIDGAAKGGKGAFLIYQESSLVIRAIRDYFNHDIGDILIDTDDIYDQAQQFMAHVMPEHAARVKRYRDDAALFSRFQIEHQIESAYARTVQLPSGGAIVIDHTEALVSVDVNSARAIKGGDIEETATRTNLEAADEVARQMRLRDLGGLIVIDFIDMDESKNRREVESRLRDALRQDRARVQFGSISKFGLMEMSRQRLKPALSEGSSIPCPRCGGSGHIRDTESSALQILRIIQEESMKDNTAAVHVQVPVEVASFLLNEKRPEIAKIELKQRVTVLMVPNKTLETPNYKLERLKHDDPRLDHIEASYKMADEIEDPTSVTRRSQEPTNKQTPVIKGVLPDAPAPIVAPKQEAPRPPAVAPAPLSTPPVPVAANKAAETGFIGWLKSLFAATPAPAAAPTPPVAIPVEAPKPRREGRPGRDGEARAPRDGDQRRGGRSEGRNGRDGERRGGRSGERRDGERREGREVRSDAQPREPREARGPRDGERRGRGERRDGEARLAPQESGEAQLDARTTAPVAFAGDEGAAPAERTPRGRGERRERGERNADATREGTTDAAREIDGDASQLQDGAAPDRGARNAREERAPRGERNEGRRERRSDVAPRAIEEPADAQPHDAGAVGTAANEEDAGVSAPRKDGDERRGRSRDRYGRDRRERSPREEADATTAQAFAASSASDAQATEQPAARAERPAMPSSPSSPSSPIVVDLKAPTSRALPKVQPFELPIDELAQVAEGSGLHWVNSDADRVAQVRAAIAAEPKPAHVPRERPPMIVVDEGPLVLVETRRDLSTMLLPFEQPLDDATRH; encoded by the coding sequence ATGAAACGGATGCTGATCAATGCCACGCAGGCCGAAGAACGCCGCCTGGCCATCGTCGATGGGCAGAAGCTCCTCGACTATGAAATCGAAATCGAAGGACGCGAACAGCGCAAGGGCAATATCTACAAGGCGGTCGTGACGCGCGTCGAGCCGTCGCTCGAAGCCTGCTTCGTGGACTACGGCGAAGATCGCCACGGCTTCCTGCCCTTCAAAGAAATCTCCAAGCAGTACTTCGCAGAGGGGGTCTCGGCCAGCCAGGCCCGGATCCAGGACGCGATCAGGGAAGGCCAGGAACTGGTCGTCCAGGTCGAAAAGGAAGAACGGGGCAACAAGGGCGCGGCGCTGACCACGTTCATCTCGCTGGCCGGCCGCTACGTGGTGCTCATGCCGAACAACCCGCGCGGCGGCGGCGTGAGCCGGCGTATCGAAGGCGATGATCGCGCCGAACTCAAGGAGGCGATGGATCAGCTCGAATATCCCAAGGGAATGAGCATCATCGCCCGCACGGCGGGCATCGGTCGCTCGGCGCCCGAACTCCAGTGGGACCTGAACTACCTCCTCAAGCTCTGGGCCGCCATCGACGGCGCGGCCAAGGGCGGCAAGGGTGCGTTCCTGATCTACCAGGAGTCGTCGCTGGTGATCCGGGCCATCCGCGATTACTTCAATCACGACATCGGCGACATCCTGATCGACACCGACGACATCTACGATCAGGCGCAGCAGTTCATGGCGCACGTGATGCCGGAACACGCGGCACGCGTGAAGCGCTACCGCGACGACGCCGCGCTGTTCAGCCGCTTCCAGATCGAACACCAGATCGAGTCGGCCTACGCGCGCACGGTGCAATTGCCCAGCGGCGGCGCCATCGTGATCGACCATACGGAAGCGCTCGTCTCGGTCGACGTGAACTCCGCCCGCGCCATCAAGGGCGGTGACATCGAGGAGACGGCCACCCGCACCAACCTCGAGGCCGCGGACGAAGTGGCCCGCCAGATGCGCCTGCGCGACCTGGGCGGACTGATTGTGATCGACTTCATCGACATGGATGAATCGAAAAACCGCCGCGAAGTCGAAAGCCGCTTGCGTGACGCGCTGCGGCAAGACCGTGCCCGCGTGCAATTCGGCTCGATCAGCAAGTTCGGCCTGATGGAAATGAGCCGTCAGCGCCTGAAGCCGGCGCTGAGCGAAGGCTCCTCGATCCCCTGCCCGCGTTGCGGCGGCTCTGGCCACATCCGCGACACCGAATCGAGCGCACTGCAAATCCTGCGAATCATTCAAGAGGAATCCATGAAGGACAACACGGCGGCCGTGCATGTCCAGGTGCCGGTCGAAGTCGCGTCCTTCCTGCTGAATGAAAAGCGTCCCGAGATTGCGAAGATCGAGCTCAAGCAGCGCGTGACCGTGCTGATGGTGCCCAACAAGACGCTCGAAACGCCCAACTACAAGCTGGAGCGGCTCAAGCACGACGATCCTCGCCTCGACCATATCGAGGCCAGCTACAAGATGGCCGACGAAATCGAAGACCCCACTTCGGTCACGCGGCGCTCGCAAGAACCGACCAACAAGCAGACGCCGGTGATCAAGGGCGTGTTGCCGGATGCGCCCGCGCCCATCGTCGCGCCCAAGCAGGAAGCCCCGCGTCCGCCGGCCGTTGCGCCTGCCCCCCTGTCAACGCCGCCTGTGCCCGTCGCCGCCAACAAAGCTGCCGAAACGGGCTTCATCGGTTGGCTCAAGAGCCTGTTCGCTGCCACACCTGCGCCTGCAGCTGCGCCGACGCCGCCGGTCGCGATTCCCGTCGAGGCACCGAAGCCACGCCGCGAAGGCCGACCAGGCCGTGATGGCGAGGCCCGCGCCCCGCGCGACGGCGATCAGCGCCGCGGCGGTCGCAGCGAGGGCCGCAATGGTCGCGACGGCGAACGCCGGGGCGGCCGATCAGGTGAACGCCGCGACGGCGAGCGTCGCGAGGGACGCGAAGTTCGCAGCGATGCCCAGCCACGAGAGCCGCGCGAAGCACGCGGCCCGCGCGACGGCGAACGCCGGGGTCGCGGCGAGCGCCGCGACGGTGAAGCCCGTCTTGCACCGCAGGAATCGGGCGAGGCTCAGCTCGACGCGCGCACCACTGCCCCCGTGGCGTTCGCCGGCGATGAAGGCGCCGCACCAGCGGAACGTACGCCGCGTGGACGCGGAGAGCGCCGGGAACGCGGTGAGCGCAACGCCGATGCGACACGCGAAGGCACTACCGACGCCGCACGCGAGATCGACGGCGACGCATCGCAGTTGCAGGACGGCGCGGCCCCAGACCGCGGCGCCCGCAATGCACGCGAGGAGCGCGCCCCTCGCGGCGAGCGCAATGAGGGACGTCGCGAGCGACGCAGCGACGTTGCGCCGCGGGCCATCGAAGAACCTGCGGACGCACAGCCACACGACGCCGGCGCCGTCGGCACTGCCGCGAACGAAGAGGATGCGGGCGTCTCTGCACCGCGCAAGGACGGCGACGAACGCCGCGGACGCTCGCGCGATCGCTACGGACGTGACCGCCGCGAGCGCAGCCCGCGCGAGGAGGCCGACGCAACCACCGCACAAGCGTTCGCAGCGAGCTCTGCCAGCGACGCTCAGGCCACTGAGCAACCTGCCGCACGCGCCGAACGACCCGCGATGCCTTCGTCGCCCTCGTCGCCCTCGTCGCCCATCGTGGTCGACCTCAAGGCGCCGACCTCGCGCGCACTTCCCAAGGTCCAGCCTTTCGAACTGCCGATCGATGAACTCGCCCAGGTCGCCGAAGGCTCAGGGCTGCATTGGGTGAATTCCGACGCCGACCGGGTCGCGCAGGTTCGCGCCGCCATTGCGGCGGAACCCAAGCCTGCTCATGTGCCTCGCGAGCGTCCGCCGATGATCGTGGTGGACGAAGGCCCGCTCGTCCTCGTCGAAACTCGACGCGACCTGAGCACGATGCTGCTGCCGTTCGAGCAACCCTTGGACGACGCGACGCGTCACTGA
- the rpmF gene encoding 50S ribosomal protein L32, whose amino-acid sequence MAVQQNKKSPSKRGMHRSHNALGVPGIAVEPTTGEIHLRHHISPNGFYRGRKVLKTKSEA is encoded by the coding sequence ATGGCCGTCCAGCAAAACAAGAAGTCGCCGTCCAAGCGCGGCATGCACCGTTCGCACAACGCCTTGGGCGTGCCTGGTATCGCGGTCGAACCGACCACGGGTGAAATCCACCTGCGCCACCACATCAGCCCGAACGGTTTCTATCGCGGTCGCAAGGTCCTCAAGACCAAGTCCGAAGCCTGA
- a CDS encoding HAD-IIIA family hydrolase, producing MTDASLRRFDLIAFDWDGTLYDSTRLIVRCIQAAVIDVGGAKPSENDAAWVIGLGLAEALARAAPDVPKEKYPELGARYRYHYLQHKDDLVLFDGVLPMLDALRDRGHKLAVATGKSRRGLNEALTTVALRDRFDASRTADETFGKPHPRMLLELMEELEVPADRTLMIGDTTHDLQLAVNAGCASVGVSYGAHEPDSFDTLAPLHVAHSVSDLKQWLLENA from the coding sequence ATGACTGATGCCAGCCTTCGCCGCTTCGACCTGATCGCCTTCGATTGGGACGGCACCCTGTACGACTCGACCCGCCTCATCGTGCGCTGCATCCAGGCGGCCGTGATCGACGTCGGAGGCGCCAAGCCGAGCGAGAACGATGCCGCATGGGTGATCGGTCTCGGCCTGGCCGAGGCACTTGCCCGTGCCGCGCCCGACGTGCCGAAGGAAAAGTACCCCGAGCTGGGGGCACGCTACCGCTACCACTATCTGCAGCACAAGGATGATCTGGTGCTGTTCGACGGCGTTCTGCCGATGCTGGACGCGCTTCGCGACCGTGGCCACAAGCTGGCCGTGGCCACCGGGAAATCGCGGCGCGGCCTGAATGAAGCGCTCACGACCGTGGCGTTGCGGGATCGCTTCGATGCATCACGCACGGCCGACGAGACCTTCGGCAAGCCGCACCCGCGCATGCTGCTGGAATTGATGGAAGAGCTCGAGGTGCCGGCCGATCGAACCTTGATGATCGGCGACACCACGCACGATCTCCAACTCGCGGTCAACGCGGGTTGCGCGAGCGTGGGCGTGAGCTACGGTGCGCACGAGCCGGACAGTTTCGACACGCTGGCGCCTCTTCACGTGGCGCATTCGGTTTCCGATCTCAAGCAATGGCTTCTCGAGAACGCCTGA